In a single window of the Drosophila albomicans strain 15112-1751.03 chromosome 3, ASM965048v2, whole genome shotgun sequence genome:
- the LOC117567222 gene encoding uncharacterized protein LOC117567222 isoform X2, protein MIYTDSCCCCIELRTGCIMIAIIDVILHGLDRFFVDRDSMLGFASLIISGIYVGCCVTLLIGCLLSFRWLLLPYIYVALLHILILVWECIYVVTVEDFYDFVIFDIIQTILSLYFCLIVYSYYHTLL, encoded by the exons ATGATTTATACagatagttgttgttgctgcatcgAGCTAAGAACCGGTTGCATAATGATAGCCATTATCGACGTTATATTGCATGGCCTCGATCGTTTCTTTGTGGATC GTGATTCCATGCTAGGCTTTGCTTCTCTTATAATCAGCGGCATTTATGTTGGCTGTTGCGTTACTTTACTTATTGGTTGCCTCTTG TCCTTTCGCTGGCTTTTGTTACCTTATATTTATGTGGCACTGTTGCACATTCTCATCTTAGTCTGGGAATGCATCTATGTGGTGACTGTGGAAGACTTCTATGATTTTGTAATCTTTGATATAATACAAACGA ttCTCAGCTTGTATTTCTGCCTGATCGTCTACTCATACTATCATACATTGCTCTAG
- the LOC117567216 gene encoding LOW QUALITY PROTEIN: uncharacterized protein LOC117567216 (The sequence of the model RefSeq protein was modified relative to this genomic sequence to represent the inferred CDS: inserted 1 base in 1 codon) → MKTQLALLLVLAGNMAIVMARPEPPKTRYGXPAPAPQKDYGPPPPAQPLPVYGPPAAFYGPPVSEAIITKNVYVHVPPEEPELYPAAAPIQTAVPKKHYKIIFIKAPNPPTPQRQVLPPPVQDEHKTLVYVLVKKPEEQLPVILPSPEPTEPTKPEVYFIKYKQQPKPAPQYGPPAPVPADEYGAPPAPRTVEQF, encoded by the exons ATGAAAACACAACTGGCGCTTCTTTTAGTCCTCGCAGGCAACATGGCCATTGTCATGGCACGCCCGGAGCCACCTAAGACTCGCTACG GCCCCGCCCCAGCACCCCAAAAGGATTATGGCCCACCGCCACCGGCACAACCCTTGCCCGTCTATGGACCGCCAGCTGCCTTCTATGGTCCACCCGTCTCCGAGGCGATAATCACGAAGAACGTGTATGTGCATGTGCCCCCAGAGGAGCCGGAACTTTATCCAGCTGCGGCGCCCATTCAAACCGCGGTGCCCAAGAAGCACTACAAGATCATCTTCATCAAGGCACCAAACCCACCCACTCCCCAGCGCCAAGTGCTGCCTCCACCTGTGCAGGATGAGCACAAGACGTTGGTCTATGTGCTGGTCAAAAAGCCCGAGGAGCAGCTGCCAGTCATTCTGCCATCGCCGGAGCCCACCGAGCCCACCAAACCGGAGGTCTACTTCATCAAGTAcaagcagcagccgaagcCAGCTCCCCAATATGGTCCTCCTGCCCCTGTGCCCGCCGATGAATACGGTGCACCGCCAGCTCCCCGCACTGTTGAGCAGTTCTAG
- the LOC117567214 gene encoding mucin-5AC — translation MGWWGKKKSTDEARSSSDLPPAALLDPRTKIHTTSAATETTNTAVQNSTIFDSNKNTVTYMHTRQTVTHTQQARVTEVITRRTPNQNELDELFAQMSMNGGTATKTTTTTSSKRSTPSSLYGVALRSTPSFKATAEARRSSTLVRMEQTTMSQKQGRSVTQHVETQRVALKPTKPTWPPATTTTTKSSSSTALALKPLDRSYVSPYANKSGSLISSVSSNSFAPKPAISTTTTTSIRPILSTPKSTVATSIWSTTPKPKTTATASIKPTLPTTNNVVPSRPYISLNPSTGAVPKKYSSSVSSKDAQGEFKPSTPIIQSSVPKKKLKAAEVVIFNHEKFDNQNEFREGSAEDVKVLEKTFKALKCSVKIITNATLDEVKSNIRKLEQKNFSERSALVLVLLSHGQRNDTLAARDGDYRIDDDVIFPIVRNRTLQNKPKILFVQACKGSREIGTFKTDSAQPHGSPSEILKCYSTYEGYVSYRYDDGTPFIKILCETLSNKPKVDIATIMEEVRLLVKTYTKDAQIPTVTTSLTTKYVFGDYTT, via the exons ATGGGTTGGTGGGGCAAAAAGAAATCCACGGATGAGGCACGAAGCAGCAGCGATCTGCCACCGGCGGCGCTGCTGGATCCACGCACCAAGATCCACACAACCAGCGCTGCAACGGAAACCACGAACACAGCTGTGCAGAATTCAACCATATtcgacagcaacaagaacaccGTAACCTACATGCATACTCGTCAAACGGTGACGCATACGCAGCAGGCTCGTGTGACGGAAGTGATAACGCGTCGCACACCAAACCAGAACGAGTTGGACGAGCTGTTTGCACAAATGAGCATGAATGGTGGCACTGCTACCAAGACGACAACGACCACAAGCAGCAAGCGATCGACACCATCGAGCCTCTATGGCGTCGCACTGCGATCGACGCCGTCGTTCAAGGCCACCGCGGAGGCGCGACGTTCCAGCACGCTGGTGAGAATGGAGCAGACGACAATGTCACAGAAGCAGGGTCGCAGTGTCACCCAGCATGTGGAGACACAACGTGTGGCGCTTAAGCCGACCAAGCCAACCTGGCCACCGGCAACCACTACAACCACAAAGTCCAGCTCGTCCACGGCGCTTGCCCTGAAGCCGCTTGATCGTAGCTATGTGTCGCCATATGCCAACAAATCGGGAAGTCTGATCAGCAGCGTGTCCAGCAACTCCTTTGCGCCCAAGCCAGCGATctctacaacaacaaccacgagCATTAGGCCGATACTTTCCACACCGAAAAGCACTGTTGCCACTAGTATCTGGTCAACGACCCCGAAACCAAAgaccacagcaacagcgagCATAAAACCAACTCTACCCACAACCAACAATGTGGTGCCTTCAAGGCCCTACATTAGCCTGAATCCCAGCACAGGTGCAGTGCCCAAGAAATACAGCAGTTCGGTTAGCTCTAAGGATGCTCAAGGCGAGTTCAAACCCTCAACGCCAATCATTCAATCAAGTGTGCCGAAGAAGAAGCTAAAGGCCGCAGAGGTTGTCATCTTCAATCACGAGAAATTCGACAATCAGAACGAGTTTCGCGAAGGCAGCGCGGAGGATGTTAAAGTTCTGGAAAAAACATTCAAGGCTCTCAAATGCAGCGTGAAAATCATTACCAACGCCACATTGGACGAGGTCAAAAGTAATATTCGCAAGC TGGAGCAGAAGAACTTCTCTGAACGTTCTGCATTGGTACTCGTGTTGCTGAGTCATGGTCAGCGCAATGACACCTTGGCCGCCAGAGATGGTGATTATAgaattgatgatgatgtcatCTTTCCTATTGTACGCAATCGTACGCTGCAGAACAAGCCGAAGATCCTGTTTGTGCAGGCCTGCAAAGGTTCTAGAGAGATTGGAACATTCAAGACCGATTCCGCACAG CCACATGGTAGTCCAAGCGAGATTCTCAAATGCTACAGCACCTATGAGGGATATGTCTCCTATCGGTACGATGATGGCACACCCTTCATAAAGATTCTCTGCGAAACACTCAGCAACAAGCCAAAGGTTGACATTGCCACCATCATGGAGGAAGTGCGCTTGTTGGTTAAAACATATACCAA GGATGCACAGATACCAACTGTGACCACATCATTGACCACAAAATACGTATTTGGAGATTATACTACATAA
- the LOC117567221 gene encoding uncharacterized protein LOC117567221: MIYLQWCCFCVDLRIGTFIVAISDVLMDLLFGIFIFIFGESGEPDLCHKLFCIFMLTHLISAVFLFLGALWLRPNCMLMYIMLTLVKILAMIILVISDVILVIWAPVIALYVIMFVLGIYYWLVAYSFYAALGGDLFI, translated from the exons ATGATCTACTTGCAAtggtgttgtttttgtgtagaTTTGCGTATAGGCACTTTTATAGTAGCTATATCAGATGTGCTAATGGATCTGTTATTTGGCATCTTCATCTTTATCTTTGGCGAGTCGG gTGAGCCCGACCTATGCCACAAATTGTTCTGTATTTTCATGTTAACGCACCTGATAAGCGCCGTCTTTCTATTTCTGGGTGCTTTATGG CTACGTCCAAACTGTATGCTCATGTATATAATGCTAACATTGGTAAAGATATTGGCCATGATTATTTTGGTAATATCGGATGTAATACTCGTCATATGGGCGCCAGTTATAGCTCTATATGTTATTATGTTTG TTTTAGGCATTTATTATTGGCTCGTCGCCTATTCGTTTTATGCTGCACTCGGAGGAGATCTGTTCATTTGA
- the LOC117567220 gene encoding uncharacterized protein LOC117567220 isoform X1, producing MVKIRLNACCFCISLRRGCIGIAFFDVIVNLVIILLGPQELISQPERAVCICHCIGCVMLLLGALIQSTVLLVFYLITSFVNTAILIICFIIQTVSNLSVRFHVLIFVVVLTAINVYFYIIAYSYYQQVNTPFEEDDEA from the exons ATGGTCAAGATCCGTTTGAATGCCTGTTGCTTCTGCATCAGTCTTCGACGTGGATGCATTGGAATTGCTTTCTTCGATGTTATAGTCAATTTGGTGATCATCCTATTGGGCCCTCAAGAACTCATCTCACAGCCAGAGCGAGCTGTGTGCATCTGCCACTGCATCGGATgtgtgatgttgttgttgggcgcGCTTATT CAGTCAACAGTGCTATTGGTGTTCTATCTAATCACCAGCTTCGTCAATACGGCCATTTTAATCATCTGCTTCATCATACAAACAGTTAGTAACCTGTCGGTACGCTTTCATGTTCTCATTTTTGTAGTCGTTTTAACTG CAATTAAcgtttacttttatattattgcgTATTCGTATTATCAGCAAGTAAACACGCCCTTCGAAGAAGATGACGAGGCCTGA
- the LOC117570274 gene encoding organic cation transporter protein → MASPVAAMDFDEILKEIGEFGRYQRVNYLLICLPVLFAAANSLSYVFTAGIPKYRCHIDECEVQDQTQYQTDWLDHAIPGTRNNHGYFTPVDMCRRYAPNSTANNWQPWEHPESQWKETQECNPSLFLTEQTQRCQQFVYEFGEYTIVQEWQLTCKENTWKLAFVGTTHFAGLVIGTALFGYLADRFGRKYVFLFCTIFMGITGIGQALAWDYISFLIFALLNAVGTSGVYPLAFIIGVEMVGPRKREMTSIVLNYFYAVGEALVGFAAWLLTDWKHLQLALSIPPLFFVIYVWLVPESVRWLLARNEHEKAGAIIRRAAHVNQRELSLELMASFKQQNLNATDKQQLSSDQEQRQIWASVKQVFGSHSLIWRYTLLLFIWAVNAIVFYGLSLNSTNLSGNKYLNFALVCLIEIPGYSLAWLCLRKLGRRLALSGSLLLCAVTCAASGYLTSGQNWLIITLFLIGKLGITSSFAVIYTYTAEMMPTVIRSGGVGVMSTFARFGAMLAPFVPLLGTYYEPLPMLLFGGTSMLAGLLSLLLPETFHKKLPDTVADAIMLGSKMKLNNENVNNCIDSQQNESII, encoded by the exons ATGGCGTCGCCAGTCGCCGCCATGGACTTTGACGAGATACTCAAGGAAATTGGCGAATTCGGTCGATACCAGAGAGTGAATTATTTACTCATTTGCCTGCCCGTGCTCTTCGCAGCTGCCAACAGTTTATCGTATGTTTTTACGGCTGGCATACCAAAATATCGCTGCCATATAGACGAGTGCGAGGTGCAAGATCAGACGCAATATCAGACAGATTGGCTGGATCATGCCATACCAGGCACGCGGAATAATCATGGATACTTTACTCCAGTTGATATGTGCAGGCGTTATGCACCCAACAGCACTGCAAACAACTGGCAACCCTGGGAGCATCCAGAAAGCCAATGGAAAGAGACGCAGGAGTGCAATCCATCGTTGTTTTTGACAGAACAAACGCAACGATGTCAGCAGTTTGTTTACGAATTTGGAGAGTACACAATTGTGCAGGAATGGCAGTTGACGTGCAAAGAGAATACGTGGAAGTTAGCATTTGTTGGCACCACCCACTTTGCCGGTCTCGTTATTGGCACCGCACTATTTGGCTATCTTGCCGATCG CTTTGGACGCAAATATGTTTTTCTGTTCTGCACCATTTTCATGGGAATAACTGGCATAGGGCAAGCCCTCGCCTGGGACTATATCAGTTTCCTGATCTTCGCCTTATTAAATGCCGTGGGCACATCCGGCGTTTATCCATTAGCCTTCATTATAGGTGTGGAAATGGTTGGACCGCGTAAACGTGAGATGACCTCCATTGTACTCAACTATTTCTATGCTGTGGGTGAAGCGTTGGTGGGTTTTGCCGCCTGGTTGCTGACTGACTGGAAGCATTTACAGTTGGCACTCTCCATTCCGCCGCTATTCTTTGTTATCTATGTCTGGCTAGTGCCGGAGTCAGTGCGCTGGCTGCTGGCACGGAACGAGCATGAAAAGGCGGGTGCCATTATTAGAAGGGCGGCTCATGTGAACCAACGAGAGTTGTCTCTGGAGCTTATGGCCAGTTTTAAGCAGCAGAATTTGAATGCGACGGATAAGCAACAGTTATCGTCAGATCAAGAGCAGCGTCAGATTTGGGCGTCCGTCAAACAAGTGTTTGGCTCCCATTCGTTGATCTGGCGATATACACTGCTACTCTTCATTTG GGCTGTCAATGCCATTGTCTTTTACGGTCTCTCGCTGAACTCGACTAATCTCAGTGGCAACAAGTACTTGAATTTCGCTCTTGTCTGCCTAATTGAAATACCCGGTTACAGCTTGGCCTGG TTGTGTCTGCGAAAATTGGGACGACGTCTGGCGCTCTCGGGTTCCCTTTTGCTCTGTGCTGTCACCTGCGCGGCCAGCGGATATTTGACATCGG GTCAAAATTGGTTAATCATCACACTCTTTTTAATTGGCAAACTGGGAATCACTTCATCATTTGCAGTTATTTACACTTACACAGCGGAAATGATGCCCACg GTTATACGAAGCGGCGGCGTTGGCGTCATGTCCACCTTTGCTAGATTTGGTGCCATGTTGGCACCCTTTGTGCCTCTCCTG GGGACCTATTATGAGCCCCTGCCTATGCTATTATTTGGTGGCACATCAATGCTTGCTGGATTGTTATCTCTTTTGCTGCCGGAGACCTTTCACAAAAAACTTCCCGATACG gTTGCAGATGCAATTATGCTGGGAAGCAAAATGAAACTTAACAACGAAAATGTCAACAATTGCATAGACAGTCAGCAAAATGAGtcgattatttaa
- the LOC117567222 gene encoding uncharacterized protein LOC117567222 isoform X1, producing the protein MVLLKKGFVCLNLKVACLFIAIADVIFCTIASLIFHGALSEITWSVFTVLQLLVSVLLVFALGYESYNFCIPYLINTFARLCWTTVLLLVQFYDLLSYETLAMATFILVFDTYFWFHVYSVYLIFGGEALCWV; encoded by the exons ATGGTGCTTCTGAAGAAGGGGTTTGTTTGTCTCAATCTGAAGGTGGCATGTCTATTTATTGCCATTGCTGATGTAATTTTCTGTACTATTGCTTCTCTAATATTTCATGGTG CTTTAAGCGAGATCACTTGGAGTGTTTTCACAGTACTGCAACTTCTGGTGTCTGTTTTACTTGTGTTTGCCTTGGGCTAT GAATCTTATAACTTTTGCATACCATATTTAATCAACACATTTGCGCGTTTATGTTGGACCACAGTTCTTTTGCTTGTACAATTTTATGATTTACTAAGTTATGAGACTTTGGCCATGGcaacttttattttgg TTTTTGATACATACTTCTGGTTTCATGTTTACTcggtttatttgatttttggaGGAGAAGCGCTGTGCTGGGTCTAA
- the LOC117567220 gene encoding uncharacterized protein LOC117567220 isoform X2: MVKIRLNACCFCISLRRGCIGIAFFDVIVNLVIILLGPQELISQPERAVCICHCIGCVMLLLGALISTVLLVFYLITSFVNTAILIICFIIQTVSNLSVRFHVLIFVVVLTAINVYFYIIAYSYYQQVNTPFEEDDEA, translated from the exons ATGGTCAAGATCCGTTTGAATGCCTGTTGCTTCTGCATCAGTCTTCGACGTGGATGCATTGGAATTGCTTTCTTCGATGTTATAGTCAATTTGGTGATCATCCTATTGGGCCCTCAAGAACTCATCTCACAGCCAGAGCGAGCTGTGTGCATCTGCCACTGCATCGGATgtgtgatgttgttgttgggcgcGCTTATT TCAACAGTGCTATTGGTGTTCTATCTAATCACCAGCTTCGTCAATACGGCCATTTTAATCATCTGCTTCATCATACAAACAGTTAGTAACCTGTCGGTACGCTTTCATGTTCTCATTTTTGTAGTCGTTTTAACTG CAATTAAcgtttacttttatattattgcgTATTCGTATTATCAGCAAGTAAACACGCCCTTCGAAGAAGATGACGAGGCCTGA